The window CTTTCCAGGCAATAATATATTCCTGCGTTTGCATGGACGGGAAGTTATCCACAAAGTGCAGCTTGTTTTCGTAAACGGGCTCCTTGCCATCGGGCAGGGTAACATGGGTCAACCACATATTATCCAATGGGATGACCTGTCCGTCGCTAACCCGGGTAACACTTTCGATGGTAAACGAACCTTTTCCCGGATCATTAATCTTCAGATAATTCCAACCGATATGTCCCGGCGTGGCGTATAGCCTGGTTGTGCCCGTAGTGGGCTGGCCCGTAGCTACGGCGTTAGTTGCTTCTTCAACATCGAGCACCACTTGCCCTTGTGAAATATAAATGGCATCCGGTACTTCGTGCGAATCTTGTATCTCGTTTACCAGGAAGTCGCTTATACCGTCATCCTGCGCACCATACACACGTATGCTCCTGATCAGTTCGTGCAAATAAGCACCGCTCACCAAACTAAGGTCGGGGTTGCCACGGCTGTCGAGATGTGTTACGTGCGCTTCGTAATTGATGAAGTGCCCCAGCAAGTCGGAGGTGAACCACCACTGACCTATCTTAGTGCTCATCGGATCAATACTGCCGAACGGAATGTCGATTAAGCCCAGTTGCTTGGGTTGCCCCTGCAAATTAGAACCTATCAGCTCAAAATGAATAGCCAATCCCTTTTCGTTATCAATAATCTCGGGCTGTGACGATTCTATCTTCACGTTTTTAGCCGTTCCAAAGCCGTTATTTTCTATCATCACGGCCAGTTCTGCCGGAACAATGGGCTCTACCACATCTGGAGTTAAGGCATCATCGCCCAGTATATCACGCTGCATAAAGTAATGCAATGTAAGGTCGGGTGATGGGTGTACATCCAAAATTACAGGGAATAAAGGTTTTGTAACCGTTACCCCGGTAAACGGATCGAGGTAAGAGAAACTTCCACCAAACGAATAGCTCTTCGGAACGGTTGGTGCTGCACCCTTTTCAGGGATAAACAGAATGGTGGCACTACCTTTTTGGTTAGCGCCCAAAACACCCGTTCCATCAATACCGGTTAAGATGTCCAAGGCCTTGGTTTCAATCTCGAACAAGTCGTTGCTCAATATCCCGTTCTCGTCTTTAACCTCTAAGTCAAGCTTAATTTCCTGCATGGGCGTTGTTTCGTTACCGTTACTTATGGTCAACGTACCTTCAAAGGCCTCGCGTGTCATAGTAAGTTTTTGCGAAATTTTGATGGTTACGGAAGCACAAACGCTGCCCCGCTTCTCATCTATCTGCTCTTCAATAGTCACCATGCTATCGTCGTACATCTCGTCAATAGAAGCATAACCTCTACCGTCGGCGTAATCGATAACGGTTTGTATGTCGGCCACACTTTTGTTTAACTCGGCTTTATCCACAATATCGGGATACTCGCTTGTCGGCGAGGTTACTCCCGCGTTCCAGGCTGTTAAAGTAGTGTTCCATCTTAACACAAAGGCATCAATTTCGGCAGGGGTAATGTCCGCTCCGTCCATGGCATTTTTAATGTCCAGCACGGCAGGAGGAGTTATCATACTTTCGCTGTCGATAAAAGTACCTACTGCATCGGCAAAATCGCGGATACTTTCCTTGGTTCTCCAGTCAAAGACACCAAAGTATTGGTCGAGATAATTAAATGTGGCATCAATCTGGAATTGGACATATTGCAAGTCGTTGGCCGCCTGCTTTATGATTGGGGGAATCGTATTGGCCTGTGCACCCTTGAGCGGGTAGGCCAATCCTCCAAACCCACCGGCGGGTCCACCTCCGAACGAGCCATAGCAAGTGAATAATGCATCTAGTATAGCCAAAGGACAACCGATAGGTGTAAATCCCAAACCGCACATTACTGCATCTTTTAGCGATATGCCATCGGCAAAAGAATAACCGCAGGCAAAAGCATTACCATAGGGTCCGAGACATCCTATCGCATTAACTGCCAAAGCCTCGATACATTCGTCGCAGCTTGCTGCTGCCGTAGAGATGGTGGGTGTGCCACTGGATGAGGTGTAGCCACCGCTACCGCCGCCACGGACCGGGCCGCCCCAGCCGCCACCGCCCAGGCCACCACCGATACCGCCACCACCACCGCCGCCGGGACAGCTGCGCCCGGTGTAAGTGAACAGGGCGTTTCCTTGCTGCCAACGACCGTTGTCGCCGCATACCCAGGAGTACACTACTATAACATAATCGGTACAACCTCCACTGGCTTGCGCTCCAGCACTCGATTTCAGGGAGCTATCTTTCCGTTTCATGATAACAGGAACCTGAATGGCTTGCTGTGCCAACAAATCAATGGTGGTATAGTTCGTGATAAATTCATATTCGGGGTCGGTGGGCAAAGTCAGCTCCACATCATTGGCCGTAATCAATCCTTTGTTGGTAAGTGTTACCGGAAAAGTAAATGTTTCGTCACCAATGAGCGCCGGCATTTCTTTGGGCATTTCAATGGTCACCACAGGGACCGGAACATTGGTTTCGAATTCCATAATCAGGTCTATCTGATATTCATCTTCTATCTCCGTTGGAACCACATCCCAGGTATAAGTGATGGCCTGGAAGCTGAGGAATATACTCTGCTCGTTAGTCCTGCCCGGATCTATCAAAATGATGTTTTGATAACTTTCGTGCTTATCCGCCTCTACGTACAAACGATAATTGCCTTCCGGAATGTCGTTCACGGTAAACTTACCATCCACGCCGGTAAAGCCTTCGGCAATAGTGACTCCGGTAAACGGATGGCGAACCACTACCCGGGCATTGGCCACATGGGGCGCCTCATCCGTGTAATACGTATATTCATCCACCACATCCACCACGAGGTTACCCGTTTCTTCCGATACCGCCTCTATCCTGTACGGAACGGCCAAGCTGTTGCCGTTGGCCACGTTAATGGCAATCCTACCGGATATGGGTGTGTTGAGTGGAATATCCTCTCCCGGGGTCAGTTGCAACACTATGGCAACCGTATCGCCCGATAAAATAGTGGTCAAGGTATCTGGCGTAACCAAATTCATCCAGTCAAAATCGGGTATGTCGATGGCCACTTCGCCTGTCTCCCCTGCACCATCGTTATAGATGAGCAATTCGTACAGGCGCGGTACGCCTTTCGTCATAGTGGTATTGATACTGGCAGGCATAGCTTTAATATGACCGGCTTGTGCCTGGCAATAGTAATAAAGTGTAAATTCGTGTACAACACCTTCGGTGCTGCTCACTATAACAGGAACTTGAAGATAATCGTTCCCTTCGGTCAACTCGGTACCTACCAAAGTATAGTTAAACTGTGCGGTATTTGCACCAGGCAGCACATCTATGGTATCGATACTGAGCTCGAAACCCTCGGGTATATTTTGCGGCGTGAAGACGACGTTGGTCAGGTCCACATTGCTCAGGTTTTGCATCGTCAAGGTGCCTGTGTTGTCCACATTGTAAAGGATATCCCACACCAGATTTCTGGGCCCGCTGCGTTTCATTCCCATAATATCGAACTCATCCTGTACCTCGCTCAAGCCCTGACCGGGGTAACATGCACCAACCACATAATGGCCTGATGTGCCGGGAAGCGGCTCAAATATAGTGGTAAAATCACCGGATTCATCGGTGGTAACCGTTATTACCTGTCGGATACCATTGGTAATCAGATACACATCCAACAGTGCATTGGGCATAGGCTCGCCTTGGGTAGAAGTTGCCGATCCGCTTATGGTAATACCCTGAGCGGCTATAAACTGTTCCTCCGCAACACTGGCCATACCGCTGTAGTTCGGTATCAAAGTAATCTCTACCGGACTTGTTTGGTTGTTGATGTAAACCAGTTCGGTATTGCTGGATTGGGGATTTACTTTGAGTAGCACATTGAATACGCCTGTTTTTTGGGGGGCTGTAACCAGCTCCCAAAACTCGGCAGAATCACCTTGCGCTATGGGGTTGGGAATTTCAAAACGCCCCAACACCTCATCTTTGTCATCCACCAATCCATCCTTCGACAGATATACTTCAACGGCTACGCCGCTTGGCGATTGTGCAAATCCGTGGTTGGCAATTTCACATTTAATCTCAATTTGTTGACCGGTGACCACCGTATCGTCGGTCAAGGTCAATCCGAGCGGTTCCAGGTCGGGTTTGTTCTGATCGGTAACATAAACCCAGCCTATCCCCGGGGCAAAACCATCCGCCTCGGCGGTCACGGTCACCTGTTGGTTTCCGTCCTCCACGTTGTCGTTTACAGTAGAGATGGTAGCAGATGCCGATAGCTGGCCCTGCGGTATGGTGAGCGTCGCCGGTAGCTGAAGCTCACTGGGATCGTTATGCGATAAGTTAACTGTCAATGGCACGTCCGGAGGCGTGTTCCGGGTAACCGTAACTTGCCCTGCATCGGCTCGTCCCTCGGCCATCGAAAGCGGGTTGAATGTCAGCGACAAGGAGGGTCCGTCGTTATCTATAATGCTGATGGTGTCTGAAAATGTTCCGCCATTGGTAGCCGTGGTAACACAATTGCAAGATGGCAAGTATATGGCTGCCGTAAGAATAACCTTCCGGGTTCCATCAACCAAAGCATTGTCGATGGCACCCAGGTTAAACTTCTTCTCCCCTGTTCCCAAAGGCAAAGTAATATCCGTTGGGAAGAACAAAGCGTTGGCCACATTGGCATTTAACTTTACTCTCACATGCTTATCTTCTGCATCTGTTTTTCGCACAATAGCCCATGCGGCATAAGGGCCGCCGCCCTCCGAAATGGAATCGGTAAGTATCTCCAGCTCTATGCCTGGGATGTCGTCATCCATTACCATCACTCCCGCTTGACCCGAAGTCATACCGGGTGAGGTTACATTGATAAACACCTCTTCATTCAACTCGGCAATATCATCCTGGATAACGGTAACCTGAATTTCGGCAGAAGGTTGATTTGCCGGAATAGTCATTTGCCTTTCAAATTGAAGTTGCGAATTGCTTGTCGCATTAAGGTTTACTGTAACCGCCTGGTCGGTAACCAGGTTTCGCGTTACCGTAAAAGTCAGCACATCGCCTTCGTCGGCCGTGGCCGAACTAAAGCTCGCACTTAGTGCTACCACTTCGTTGTCGTGAACCGCAAAGTCGGCCACGGCACTATTGTGTGCAGTAGCACTGGCGGTAATTTGAACATTACGCGTGCCGTCCAAAATGTCATTATCGATAGTTGATAAATAAAATAGGGTAGAATAACTGCTTGCGGGTATTGTTACCGTAGCGGGTATTGTAATTTGTCCGGCTACATCGCTTGTTAGGTTTACCGTTAATGGTGTGGCCGGATTGCTGCTCCTGCTTACCCTGCACCGTAGGGATGAAGTGGAGTTTTCGGGCAAGGAAGAGGCCGGTAGGGATATGAAAAGTTGGCTTCCGATATTTATCGCTGAAGCCGACACCAGGGTATTGTTGCTTGCTCCGCCCGGTTCTTCAATCAAGGCGGGATTAGGGAACAAGGCCACTTCGAGGTAGGTATCGCCTGAAAATGGTAGAGAAGTTGGGATTGCGAATTTAGCACTTCGCACAATAGCTCCGCCAGCACCCAAATCGGCCGCATATTTTGGCGCACCGTTCAACAGTACTTTGAGACCGGTTTGGGTGTTCAGTGAAACTTTTTCACTCCATCCACCTATGGCTGCTACCCCCGTGTTGTTTTCAACAGTCCAGGATACCGTAATGCTGTCGCCGGGCTGCACGGTGCTTTTGTCCGCCGTAATATTGGCCAGCGAAATATTGGGTAAAGCTTTTTGGGTAACAATCAGTGCCTCCGACTGTGCTGTAGTATTATTTGAGTTATCTGTTTCCTTGACTGCATTATAAGAATCGCACACCACAATAATGTAGTAAGTGCCACTGTATTCGGCCGGAAGCATAACATCCAGATTGTTGGAATAACTACCATTCCCGGCAAGAGTTGTTGAATTGAGTACCCTGCCCAAATAGAGGTCTGTTGGCTCATAAGTGTTATTTTGGGAAATAAAAACCCTGTCGTACCAACTACTTTCGACGGTAGCTCCCGCAGTAAGGTTTTGAACCGTATATTGTACGTTAAAGTTGGTAGCCGACTCCACATTGGCAGGCGTGGTAATACTGCTCACCACCAAGTCGGGCAGCTCACGCACAGTAAAAGAAGAGGCATCGCTGACCGTATTATCGCAACCGTTGTACGAAATGATTCGCCAGTTGTAGGTACTTGCAGCGGTGAGGTTATAAACCGTAGTACTCGTCCCCTTGATGCCGGTATAGTACGGAACGGTCGGTTCGGTCTCCCCATCTTTCCATAATAACAGACCATAATGCGTATTGGCCGCAGAGCCTTCCCACGAAAAGGTAGCCCTGTCGTTAACATTTTGCGCATTGCCTGCCGGCAGTAGCAAGTTTGCGGCTACCGGTGTGGGGCAAAATGCGTTAAAGATATCCGGATTACTGTAATCGGGCACTTCATCCGCCACAAAAGGGATGGTCTGGGTCAAATCGTATATCTTATCGTTAAAGATATCATAATACTTGAGTGAGACAGTTTCACCCGAAGCACTGTTGCTGTATATACGTAATTTATACACCTTATTTCCGGTGGGTGGAAATACGTCTGCCTGGGTTTGTGCACCCCTTATCTGCCCATCCACGTAAGCTACAATGGCGCCAGACTCCAGGAACGTGGCATCGAGACTGACCCTGATGGCATATTCTGAATTATACTCGTATAATCGGTTAAAATCTTCCACCGAAGGTATCGGTGGAAGTTGCAGGGTAGCTCCTAAATTGATGCATAGGAATAAACTGAAGGTAAGCAAAAGCCACCTGTATAAACTTTTCGAGGCAAGAGATTGTGTGTTGCCCGCCTCTGACGGATATGAATAACATTTTTTTATCATCACTTGGTGGTTTTAATAAATTTATGCAAATGAACGCCGTTACTTACTGCGACTTCGATAAAATATACTCCATTGGGCAGATGCGCTATGTTTAGCCTGCCGGAACTACTTAGCTCGTTCCACTGCATCACCTTATATCCGGTAGCGCTATAGATGCTAATGTCCAATACTTCCATATCGCTACTGATGTTGATGAAACTGCTTGCCGGATTGGGCGATAAGCTGATGGTTCCATTTCCAAACGGGTTGTTTGCACTCGTCGCGATTGGTAAAACCAGCTTCTCGGGAGCAGAGGCACTTCCGGTAATTTCATCGGACTTAAATTCTTTCGTCCAATTCAGCTCTCTTTCCACGCCATTATGTACTACTTTAAAGTTGATGGTTTCGCCATTGTTGTTGGAGTAATAAGAGAGCACAAAGATGTACCGTCCTGTGTTGCCAACAGGGTCAGCTGTTTTTTCTCCGCGCAAAACACCATCGCTATAGGCTCTTAAAATATCGTTTTCGGAAGTTATGGCTTGCCCGTTTTGATTCACCAGCTCCGCAACAAGCGTGGCGGAATACTCATATTCATTATCAAAACCGTTGGTGGCCGTTGCTTTCTTTAATTTTGGGGCAGGTGGCACCGTAGTTAACGCAGCGGCATCGTAGCGGAGCATACCCGCGTTTTTCAGGTTCAGCTTATATCCGTGCAGCACCTCCATGGTTTGCAAATCTCCCACCCATCCAGAGCCGGGGAAATAAATAGACGCACCACCTTCACCTTTTATCAGCACATCGCCATTGGGGATGGATGCCGGCAAAATAGCATCGTTAATATCTGCATTTGCCTTCAAAAGATAAGGTAAACTGTTCCAACCCGACACTACAGGTAAGCCGGTGAGCGTTGGGTTGATTTCATTGCCTGTAAGCTGCAAGGTGCCGCCCGTAGCTTTTTTGAGCCTGACGGCAAGGCTGGCAGGTAGTTCTTTTAAATCACCGAACCAGCCGTATCCGCTGTACCAGGTTGCAGAAGCCATGGGTGATTTTATATAGTCGAGATTCGCAAAAGTAAGGCTCGACAGCACTTCATCAATACCAAAGTCGGGCGGTGTAACAGACAAGGAAAGCATGTTCCAGCCCGAAGCGATAGACCTCGACAGCGTATGTTGAGGAACATGAACGCTTACCGTCCATATCTTGGTAGTGGAACCGTCCTCGGCAGTTACCGTATAATTTTGCGGTATCGCAAAATCCCGGTTGGTCCCTCCGTCAGGCGTTATTGTGGCCCAGGTAGAGAGTTCAAAGTCCGGCGACATATTCCGCACATCGTAACCATAAGGCATGTGCAGCGCTACTGTTGCCGCACCGGCATCGATATCAGCCGATTCTAAATCGGCTAATGTTACGTTGATGATATCTGCATCGCTGCTCAGTACGTCGATATTTTTTACCGATATATTTACCATGTCCGGCAAGGAGTTGCTCTGTCCGTCGTTTACCACCAGGGTAAACACCAGGATAGAATCTAAACGCACACTTGGCGCGGTAAAAGTTGGCTGCGCCACAGTGTTGGATGACAGCGTTACCTCCGGCGGGGCTGTCCATAAATAAGTGATATCGTCATTGTCCGGATCGGAAGAAAGCGAACCGTTCAATTGAACATTGTCCCGCTCGTTAACCGTTTGATCCACGCCGGCATGGGCCAGTGGGATTTGATTGACCTGAAGGACCTTGATGGTCACCGTATCGGCTTGCGAATCCACGATACCGTCGTTTACGGTTAGGCTGAAGCGAAAGTCTGAATCCGTTTGAACTGCCGGGGCAATAAAGGTGGGAGTAGCACTATTGGAGTTGAACAAAACAACGCCGTCGAGCGATAGCCAGTTGAAAACAAGGGCTTGGCCATCCGGATCGAAAGAGCCCGTGCCGTTTAAGGATACATTGCTGCCTTCGGGGTACGACATGTCGGTACCAGCATTGGCTACGGGCATTTTATTTATCTGCCTAACGGTGACCGTAACTTTTGAGGTATCCGAATTGCTTGTGCCATCATTGGTGACCAAACTAAAAGTGAAATTAGTGTTTTGGTGTACCTCAGGGGCGGTAAACGAAGGATCGACTAATGTTGGATCGTCGAGCGTAATTCCGGCGGGGGCTATCCATAAATAGGTAAAAGGATCGCCATCGTTATCATAAGAACCCGAACCATCCAGCTGCGCCGGGGTGTTTTCATCTACCGAAAAGTTGGCGCCCGCATCAGCCACCGGCCTGTAGCTGGCCTGCTCAACACGGGTAACCCTTCCGTTTGCCAAAACAGAGTTTATATTACCTTCATTTATGGTGAAGCCGTTAAAATTAACCGCTGTATTGCTAAAAATTGATAGGGCATTCTTAATTCTAAAAAGCAGATAGAACACATTGCCCGATGAAATGGGGTTCGATCCGGCACCTACCAATTGGATAGTATTCCCATCCACCGTAGTTTCGATTAACATACCGGGGTCGGCTGCTTCTACGCCCACAAAATTCAAATATTGAGTTTGGAAAGTAACTTCTCCTTCAAAGCTAAAAATGTTTCGCCCGGAGGGGAGTTGGGATGT of the Saccharicrinis carchari genome contains:
- a CDS encoding CARDB domain-containing protein, with protein sequence MIKKCYSYPSEAGNTQSLASKSLYRWLLLTFSLFLCINLGATLQLPPIPSVEDFNRLYEYNSEYAIRVSLDATFLESGAIVAYVDGQIRGAQTQADVFPPTGNKVYKLRIYSNSASGETVSLKYYDIFNDKIYDLTQTIPFVADEVPDYSNPDIFNAFCPTPVAANLLLPAGNAQNVNDRATFSWEGSAANTHYGLLLWKDGETEPTVPYYTGIKGTSTTVYNLTAASTYNWRIISYNGCDNTVSDASSFTVRELPDLVVSSITTPANVESATNFNVQYTVQNLTAGATVESSWYDRVFISQNNTYEPTDLYLGRVLNSTTLAGNGSYSNNLDVMLPAEYSGTYYIIVVCDSYNAVKETDNSNNTTAQSEALIVTQKALPNISLANITADKSTVQPGDSITVSWTVENNTGVAAIGGWSEKVSLNTQTGLKVLLNGAPKYAADLGAGGAIVRSAKFAIPTSLPFSGDTYLEVALFPNPALIEEPGGASNNTLVSASAINIGSQLFISLPASSLPENSTSSLRCRVSRSSNPATPLTVNLTSDVAGQITIPATVTIPASSYSTLFYLSTIDNDILDGTRNVQITASATAHNSAVADFAVHDNEVVALSASFSSATADEGDVLTFTVTRNLVTDQAVTVNLNATSNSQLQFERQMTIPANQPSAEIQVTVIQDDIAELNEEVFINVTSPGMTSGQAGVMVMDDDIPGIELEILTDSISEGGGPYAAWAIVRKTDAEDKHVRVKLNANVANALFFPTDITLPLGTGEKKFNLGAIDNALVDGTRKVILTAAIYLPSCNCVTTATNGGTFSDTISIIDNDGPSLSLTFNPLSMAEGRADAGQVTVTRNTPPDVPLTVNLSHNDPSELQLPATLTIPQGQLSASATISTVNDNVEDGNQQVTVTAEADGFAPGIGWVYVTDQNKPDLEPLGLTLTDDTVVTGQQIEIKCEIANHGFAQSPSGVAVEVYLSKDGLVDDKDEVLGRFEIPNPIAQGDSAEFWELVTAPQKTGVFNVLLKVNPQSSNTELVYINNQTSPVEITLIPNYSGMASVAEEQFIAAQGITISGSATSTQGEPMPNALLDVYLITNGIRQVITVTTDESGDFTTIFEPLPGTSGHYVVGACYPGQGLSEVQDEFDIMGMKRSGPRNLVWDILYNVDNTGTLTMQNLSNVDLTNVVFTPQNIPEGFELSIDTIDVLPGANTAQFNYTLVGTELTEGNDYLQVPVIVSSTEGVVHEFTLYYYCQAQAGHIKAMPASINTTMTKGVPRLYELLIYNDGAGETGEVAIDIPDFDWMNLVTPDTLTTILSGDTVAIVLQLTPGEDIPLNTPISGRIAINVANGNSLAVPYRIEAVSEETGNLVVDVVDEYTYYTDEAPHVANARVVVRHPFTGVTIAEGFTGVDGKFTVNDIPEGNYRLYVEADKHESYQNIILIDPGRTNEQSIFLSFQAITYTWDVVPTEIEDEYQIDLIMEFETNVPVPVVTIEMPKEMPALIGDETFTFPVTLTNKGLITANDVELTLPTDPEYEFITNYTTIDLLAQQAIQVPVIMKRKDSSLKSSAGAQASGGCTDYVIVVYSWVCGDNGRWQQGNALFTYTGRSCPGGGGGGGIGGGLGGGGWGGPVRGGGSGGYTSSSGTPTISTAAASCDECIEALAVNAIGCLGPYGNAFACGYSFADGISLKDAVMCGLGFTPIGCPLAILDALFTCYGSFGGGPAGGFGGLAYPLKGAQANTIPPIIKQAANDLQYVQFQIDATFNYLDQYFGVFDWRTKESIRDFADAVGTFIDSESMITPPAVLDIKNAMDGADITPAEIDAFVLRWNTTLTAWNAGVTSPTSEYPDIVDKAELNKSVADIQTVIDYADGRGYASIDEMYDDSMVTIEEQIDEKRGSVCASVTIKISQKLTMTREAFEGTLTISNGNETTPMQEIKLDLEVKDENGILSNDLFEIETKALDILTGIDGTGVLGANQKGSATILFIPEKGAAPTVPKSYSFGGSFSYLDPFTGVTVTKPLFPVILDVHPSPDLTLHYFMQRDILGDDALTPDVVEPIVPAELAVMIENNGFGTAKNVKIESSQPEIIDNEKGLAIHFELIGSNLQGQPKQLGLIDIPFGSIDPMSTKIGQWWFTSDLLGHFINYEAHVTHLDSRGNPDLSLVSGAYLHELIRSIRVYGAQDDGISDFLVNEIQDSHEVPDAIYISQGQVVLDVEEATNAVATGQPTTGTTRLYATPGHIGWNYLKINDPGKGSFTIESVTRVSDGQVIPLDNMWLTHVTLPDGKEPVYENKLHFVDNFPSMQTQEYIIAWKVDVGSAPKIVSIGGLPKAMVTEQVNTATVTFNKPMDGSTFNYEDLVLRLQGGNDLMNSSVSVTQTDAYNFEIDLSTLTTGDGYYVLTVQANEIYDQTGVSGTVGKHGSWTQFLGAPAIVEFTGLPTTLSGPPFNVLDIEFNLPVDMATVLPARFAISRNGETVEGNLTVTHVSGDTLFTLSGLADYMAQDGNFELSVDLTGIVSLAGTAGLIQQKVGWQVDTTPPAIVEVRPDASKGFDWQHYADFEVEFSEGVTNFNLDQLELWKDNVRQPLSQLHLDELNASTYLLSQFRLLTYYEGEYKLVIHAEEVTDSAGLTGTAAFEYEWTVNRDLPAPVENLRIAPDLGFSDTDGITSTKELSAIMDVTEAGNTVELYLNDNGTMTQLAVRSNVPVGELTIPFTLPTGGHMRIEAYSVNETGSPSIVSLPVFIDEAPLTAVIIGLPAGVSETHPDPVSIVFSRNIMESTLGAELFKVYHNNVAITMPGITITQVSDSLFTLSGLSLLPLANGNYSIEMDIRSLQKQTSGLKGAQTTKSTWRLQTTNRAPIANAGSDLLITQSGTYQLDGSASSDPDNDNLVYKWYAPDGVVLDDATLMNPEFTVSGATANKVYTFILSVDDGKVVRTDKVDVVVQLPVSADDKVQDTYITVFPNPSKGMVYISGEVDKAHRIQVFDMSGRSVYISGPSEETPMQLDLNHLSKGMYNILIFIDKKVISKKVVILP
- a CDS encoding PKD domain-containing protein, which translates into the protein MDNYYQHIRLMILGVFISLSMSSFSQTINFSVEGKSVEERDTFVVAVQADSNLTGEGIFAYRFHITYNANYLEFLGVEDVGDILTGWGLPTTNLVSPGNLRLAGAGANALTGTGDVIYLRFRATRHGNTYIGFNNAQSYLNEGAPASAYTSGYIIASQRSFPNISPDSGQLFVGDEITLSASGGLEPYTFGSENTAVAQVVNDNTLRAIGPGTTRAYVTDNNAETNYTTGVMDVRAIRMSIPNDLTVYPSQTVLVPLQIEVAPGTQVFSGTIELSYPGGLTPAETPVQQGDYSISVERRIHSNRVSLSFASGTGIAGNGVLVYVPFVGISPGNQYISFQSAMFNESLLSFVTNNYVQVNTLPNLTISPTSGSLMWGETINMSVSNGNPPYSYSVSDANVASVDAAGVVSGLSGGTFTVTATDNVGATVTSGTFTVNDHTLSINNTDGDLDNDTRVAVSTSQLPSGRNIFSFEGEVTFQTQYLNFVGVEAADPGMLIETTVDGNTIQLVGAGSNPISSGNVFYLLFRIKNALSIFSNTAVNFNGFTINEGNINSVLANGRVTRVEQASYRPVADAGANFSVDENTPAQLDGSGSYDNDGDPFTYLWIAPAGITLDDPTLVDPSFTAPEVHQNTNFTFSLVTNDGTSNSDTSKVTVTVRQINKMPVANAGTDMSYPEGSNVSLNGTGSFDPDGQALVFNWLSLDGVVLFNSNSATPTFIAPAVQTDSDFRFSLTVNDGIVDSQADTVTIKVLQVNQIPLAHAGVDQTVNERDNVQLNGSLSSDPDNDDITYLWTAPPEVTLSSNTVAQPTFTAPSVRLDSILVFTLVVNDGQSNSLPDMVNISVKNIDVLSSDADIINVTLADLESADIDAGAATVALHMPYGYDVRNMSPDFELSTWATITPDGGTNRDFAIPQNYTVTAEDGSTTKIWTVSVHVPQHTLSRSIASGWNMLSLSVTPPDFGIDEVLSSLTFANLDYIKSPMASATWYSGYGWFGDLKELPASLAVRLKKATGGTLQLTGNEINPTLTGLPVVSGWNSLPYLLKANADINDAILPASIPNGDVLIKGEGGASIYFPGSGWVGDLQTMEVLHGYKLNLKNAGMLRYDAAALTTVPPAPKLKKATATNGFDNEYEYSATLVAELVNQNGQAITSENDILRAYSDGVLRGEKTADPVGNTGRYIFVLSYYSNNNGETINFKVVHNGVERELNWTKEFKSDEITGSASAPEKLVLPIATSANNPFGNGTISLSPNPASSFINISSDMEVLDISIYSATGYKVMQWNELSSSGRLNIAHLPNGVYFIEVAVSNGVHLHKFIKTTK